The following are encoded in a window of Sutcliffiella horikoshii genomic DNA:
- a CDS encoding nicotinate phosphoribosyltransferase, whose product MKEIELKLQGKIKRLTNRTFKFDERVKEGWFSAVYFLKTREIVRAFKPDNIVTMQFFQKNHAVLCGTDEVIALIKTFADDPESLEIYSLKDGDKIAPFETVLTITGPYQNFGFLEGVIDGILARRTSVSTNVYNVVKAAGQKPVIFMGDRDDHYTQQAGDGYAAHIGGSTAQATHAMNEWWGKKGMGTMPHALIQLFNGDVVEASKAYHAKFPEDDLLVLVDYNNDVITDALKVAREFGDKLKGVRVDTSRTMIDQHFIRHQDVLGTFDPRGVNAPLVFALREALDNEGFQHVKIVVSGGFSEQRIREFEEQHVPVDIYGVGGSLLKIHIGFTGDNVVLNGEPQAKAGRKYRFNERLEKVD is encoded by the coding sequence ATGAAAGAAATTGAGTTGAAGCTGCAAGGGAAAATTAAAAGGCTGACCAATCGCACGTTCAAATTTGACGAGCGTGTAAAAGAAGGATGGTTCTCAGCTGTATATTTTTTAAAAACTAGAGAAATCGTGAGAGCGTTTAAACCAGATAACATTGTGACGATGCAATTTTTTCAAAAAAATCATGCGGTCTTATGCGGGACAGATGAAGTCATTGCATTGATCAAAACTTTCGCTGATGACCCGGAATCACTGGAGATTTATTCCTTAAAAGATGGGGATAAAATAGCGCCGTTTGAAACGGTTTTAACTATAACAGGCCCATATCAGAATTTTGGATTCTTAGAAGGAGTTATTGATGGCATTCTGGCCAGAAGAACGTCGGTGTCTACGAATGTTTATAATGTAGTGAAAGCTGCAGGTCAAAAGCCAGTCATTTTCATGGGAGATCGTGATGATCATTATACACAACAAGCTGGGGACGGATATGCCGCGCATATTGGAGGTTCCACAGCGCAAGCAACCCATGCGATGAATGAGTGGTGGGGGAAAAAAGGAATGGGTACCATGCCACATGCCCTCATCCAGCTATTTAATGGGGACGTTGTAGAAGCTTCTAAAGCTTACCATGCAAAATTCCCTGAGGATGACCTGTTGGTGCTGGTAGACTACAACAACGATGTCATTACAGATGCATTGAAAGTGGCTAGAGAATTCGGTGACAAGCTAAAAGGAGTCCGTGTTGATACATCGAGAACCATGATTGATCAGCATTTCATCCGCCATCAAGATGTACTGGGAACCTTTGATCCGCGTGGGGTAAATGCCCCGCTTGTTTTCGCACTTCGTGAAGCACTGGATAATGAAGGTTTTCAACATGTCAAGATTGTGGTAAGCGGTGGTTTCAGTGAGCAACGCATCAGAGAATTCGAAGAGCAGCACGTACCGGTCGATATTTATGGTGTGGGTGGAAGCCTGTTGAAAATTCATATAGGGTTTACTGGAGATAACGTTGTGTTAAACGGGGAACCTCAAGCGAAGGCCGGAAGAAAATACCGTTTTAATGAACGACTAGAAAAAGTGGATTGA
- a CDS encoding DNA translocase FtsK: MNVNWFKKLFAQLSDEEETTIEQDYAKKPENKQKQPTAKVAYQYPTGKFRFPLIPDEGKQEQQLRQEKRKQSKAHQSSKPTEQKKPETIKVKKEKPTEEPVKKQEPTIKKSTPRAFEKVTNKNKQPFHPTEVVSPIYGYKPRPFPEKKEEYIPEIELLSKESISNEIVELNPLEGYSSANFEEITNKDELKVQAFSDELLEEENESSGESLESENPITSLIDRVINEEQLEEEIEEVKAIDVKEEIVEVNEVEEDVSAYEQESAATLDYSEPKEERIETPKAEVTQKKDSSSKQNIPFNVIMLKQDKRSLERKQQMMSKEETTQPFFRKPPITMLAIPPQHSQGDQDWVEAQKQLLDETLHHFRVGAKVVKATQGPSVTQFEVQPEPGVKVNKITNLSDDIKLSLSARDIRMEAPIPGKNTIGIEVPNRVSKPVFIREIIRHPSFIQNNSPLTVALGLDISGQPVVLDLQKMPHGLIAGATGSGKSVCVNSIIMSLLYKSTPDEVKLLLIDPKMVELTPYNHIPHLVSPVITDVKAATAALKWAVEEMERRYELFVHAGVRDIGKYNETAKKHNQETLPYMVIIIDELADLMMVAPSDVEEAICRIAQKARACGMHLLIATQRPSVDVITGLIKANIPTRIAFSVSSQVDSRTIIDIGGAERLLGRGDMLLLENGAPKPIRVQGNFVSDEEIERAVNHVRKEQKPNYLFEQSELLKESTIQDEDELFLEACQYVIDQNGASTSSLQRRFRIGYNRAARLMEMMEDHGVISGPKGSKPRDVLVSEEELVSMQDSDY; the protein is encoded by the coding sequence ATGAATGTGAACTGGTTTAAAAAGCTGTTTGCTCAGCTAAGTGATGAGGAAGAAACAACCATTGAGCAAGATTACGCTAAGAAACCGGAAAATAAACAAAAACAACCAACAGCCAAAGTGGCTTATCAGTATCCTACAGGGAAATTTCGCTTTCCCTTAATACCAGATGAAGGTAAACAAGAACAACAGCTGAGACAGGAAAAAAGAAAACAGTCAAAAGCCCATCAATCTAGTAAACCAACAGAACAAAAAAAGCCTGAAACTATAAAAGTAAAAAAAGAAAAACCGACAGAAGAGCCGGTGAAAAAACAAGAACCTACAATAAAGAAAAGCACGCCTAGAGCTTTTGAAAAAGTAACCAATAAAAATAAACAACCTTTCCATCCTACAGAAGTGGTGTCCCCTATTTATGGATACAAACCACGTCCGTTTCCGGAAAAGAAAGAAGAATATATACCTGAGATCGAGCTGCTGAGTAAAGAATCAATTTCTAATGAGATAGTGGAATTAAACCCACTTGAGGGATACTCTAGTGCAAACTTTGAAGAAATTACGAACAAAGATGAATTAAAGGTACAGGCTTTTAGTGATGAGTTACTAGAAGAAGAAAACGAATCTTCAGGAGAGAGCTTGGAAAGTGAAAATCCAATAACCTCATTGATAGACAGAGTTATTAACGAAGAACAATTGGAAGAAGAAATAGAAGAAGTAAAAGCAATTGATGTAAAAGAAGAAATTGTTGAAGTTAACGAAGTGGAAGAGGATGTTTCTGCTTATGAACAGGAATCCGCAGCAACTCTAGATTACAGCGAGCCTAAAGAGGAGCGGATAGAAACTCCTAAAGCTGAAGTAACTCAAAAAAAGGATTCTTCCTCCAAACAGAATATACCGTTTAATGTCATTATGCTTAAACAGGATAAACGTTCATTAGAAAGAAAACAGCAAATGATGTCCAAAGAGGAAACGACACAACCTTTTTTCAGAAAACCGCCAATTACGATGCTTGCCATCCCACCACAGCATTCTCAGGGAGATCAGGACTGGGTAGAAGCGCAAAAGCAATTGCTGGACGAGACATTACACCATTTTAGGGTCGGTGCCAAAGTGGTAAAAGCAACACAAGGTCCATCTGTTACCCAATTCGAAGTACAACCTGAGCCTGGAGTAAAGGTAAACAAAATCACCAATTTAAGTGACGACATTAAATTGAGTCTGTCTGCCCGGGATATCCGGATGGAGGCGCCTATTCCAGGGAAAAACACGATAGGAATAGAAGTACCGAATCGTGTAAGCAAGCCAGTATTTATAAGAGAAATTATTCGACATCCATCTTTTATCCAGAATAATTCTCCATTGACGGTAGCTTTAGGTTTGGATATCTCAGGTCAACCTGTCGTGTTGGATTTGCAGAAAATGCCGCACGGATTGATTGCAGGTGCAACGGGATCCGGAAAAAGTGTTTGTGTAAACTCTATCATTATGAGTTTGTTGTATAAAAGTACACCAGATGAAGTGAAACTTTTATTGATTGATCCTAAAATGGTGGAACTTACACCATACAATCATATTCCTCATCTGGTAAGCCCGGTTATCACAGATGTAAAGGCAGCAACCGCTGCGTTGAAATGGGCAGTGGAAGAGATGGAACGCCGTTATGAGTTGTTTGTTCATGCAGGTGTTAGAGATATTGGAAAGTACAATGAAACGGCAAAAAAGCATAACCAAGAAACCTTGCCATATATGGTCATCATCATTGATGAATTGGCTGACCTGATGATGGTTGCTCCTAGTGATGTAGAGGAGGCCATTTGTCGTATTGCTCAAAAAGCACGTGCCTGCGGGATGCATTTGCTGATTGCCACACAGCGTCCGTCCGTTGATGTTATTACAGGACTGATTAAGGCAAATATTCCTACACGGATTGCATTCTCTGTTTCATCCCAAGTCGATTCCAGAACAATCATTGATATCGGTGGGGCTGAGCGCCTTCTCGGGCGTGGTGACATGCTGTTACTTGAAAATGGTGCTCCAAAACCTATCAGGGTGCAAGGAAACTTTGTATCAGATGAAGAAATAGAGAGAGCGGTTAACCATGTTCGAAAAGAGCAAAAACCTAATTATTTGTTTGAGCAGAGTGAATTGCTAAAAGAGAGCACCATACAAGATGAAGATGAGCTCTTTTTAGAAGCATGCCAATATGTAATTGATCAAAATGGGGCATCCACCTCCAGTTTGCAAAGAAGATTCCGTATCGGTTATAACCGAGCTGCCCGCTTAATGGAAATGATGGAGGACCATGGTGTTATATCCGGTCCAAAGGGTAGTAAACCAAGAGATGTACTTGTTTCAGAAGAGGAGCTTGTAAGTATGCAAGATTCTGACTATTAA
- the ytpR gene encoding YtpR family tRNA-binding protein → MNVYYNQEGIGDTLLIYIKEINLNNRMVEKNGDIAKIIDKETKEIAGYNLFNASKYVAVNDFKGPVNLTEDLIAELNNALNENGVKETLNPDLSPKFVVGHVTEKEKHPNADKLSVCKVDVGTEVLQIVCGAPNVDSGQYVVVAKVGAVMPSGLVIRDAELRGVESSGMICSAKELDLPNAPTEKGILVLEAGKYEAGQPFSG, encoded by the coding sequence ATTAACGTGTACTATAACCAAGAAGGAATAGGCGACACACTACTAATCTACATAAAAGAAATCAATTTAAACAATCGAATGGTAGAAAAAAACGGAGACATTGCGAAGATTATAGATAAAGAAACAAAAGAAATAGCAGGATACAACCTTTTCAACGCATCCAAATATGTAGCAGTCAACGACTTTAAAGGCCCAGTCAACCTGACAGAAGACCTGATTGCAGAACTTAATAATGCTTTGAACGAAAATGGCGTAAAGGAAACACTTAATCCCGACCTCAGCCCAAAATTTGTCGTAGGACATGTGACGGAAAAAGAGAAACATCCAAATGCAGACAAACTAAGCGTATGTAAAGTGGATGTAGGAACAGAAGTGCTTCAGATTGTTTGTGGTGCCCCAAATGTAGATAGTGGACAATATGTCGTAGTGGCAAAGGTTGGAGCAGTGATGCCTAGTGGACTTGTCATTAGAGATGCAGAACTGAGAGGCGTTGAATCTTCCGGAATGATTTGTTCTGCGAAAGAACTCGACCTTCCGAATGCCCCGACTGAAAAAGGCATCCTTGTTTTAGAAGCTGGGAAATATGAAGCGGGACAACCGTTTTCAGGTTAA
- a CDS encoding DUF1444 domain-containing protein — MGKMTVLKIKRLLEEKLSHPNWVFTYDRENESLRVEDKETKKGISISLQGVLSKYEQTNDINAIEEYVYYVKEALTSMKMPVQLNGAERHIYPVIRSTSFPTTSNDIPLVYDEHTAETRIYYAVDLGKSYKLIDEQLLQRENLTKNTIKEMAMFNVRSLPTTMKEDVVAGNTFYFVRSNDGYDASRILNDSFLDSFKKQVSGTMTISVPHQDVLILSDIQNEVGYDILAELTMSFFVNGKIPITALSFLYEEGELEPIFILGKDNKKNK; from the coding sequence ATGGGAAAAATGACAGTACTTAAAATTAAAAGATTATTGGAAGAGAAATTATCCCATCCAAACTGGGTATTTACATATGACCGAGAAAATGAATCTTTACGGGTTGAAGATAAGGAAACAAAAAAGGGAATCTCTATCTCACTACAAGGTGTGCTATCGAAATACGAACAAACAAATGATATAAATGCAATTGAAGAATATGTGTATTATGTCAAAGAAGCTTTAACAAGCATGAAAATGCCTGTTCAATTGAATGGTGCGGAACGCCATATCTATCCTGTTATTCGCTCTACTTCATTTCCAACGACAAGTAATGACATTCCATTGGTATATGATGAGCATACAGCGGAAACTAGGATTTACTACGCGGTAGATTTAGGAAAGTCCTATAAGTTGATTGATGAGCAACTTCTTCAAAGAGAGAATTTAACGAAGAATACCATCAAAGAAATGGCCATGTTTAATGTTAGATCGCTTCCGACAACTATGAAAGAAGATGTGGTCGCGGGAAATACCTTTTATTTTGTCCGTTCCAATGATGGGTACGACGCAAGCAGAATATTAAACGACTCTTTCTTAGATTCGTTTAAAAAACAAGTATCCGGGACGATGACTATATCAGTTCCGCATCAGGATGTGTTGATACTTTCAGATATTCAAAACGAAGTAGGCTATGATATTCTTGCCGAACTGACCATGAGCTTTTTCGTAAACGGAAAAATTCCAATCACCGCGCTCTCCTTCTTATATGAAGAAGGCGAATTAGAACCAATATTCATCCTGGGAAAAGACAACAAAAAAAATAAATAA
- a CDS encoding S8 family peptidase, with protein sequence MSRKNKRNFARVFSIIMCLLLIAPSFIPGTASAQGNKASVSLGESKEVMASKITDRLSTQFSKDGEKVTFLIKFKEQVDTQAVAAKAVETAKAQKASAGQEKLMKRNAVVSELRATSIETQANVKEYLEKAVADGKAKDIQSFYVVNGMAVTATKEVMEELARFPEIEKLLPNEVRQLDPAAEAAATTEIEVEEKPAAGLENIEWGVAQIGAPQAWEMGVDGQGTVVASIDTGVQYDHPALMEKYRGYNSGSVDHEYNWFDATPANQSTPYDDDGHGTHVTGTMVGSEPNGSNQVGVAPGAKWIGVKAFTPSGGTDVALLAAGEWILAPKDASGTPNPAMAPDVVNNSWGGGPGLDEWYRPMVQAWVAADIFPAFAAGNTRIGNPGGPGSVSTPGNYPESFATGATDVNMNLASFSLQGPSPYDEIKPEVSAPGVGIRSSFPGNEYGAASGTSMASPHVAGVVALLKQVNSNLTVSDIEEILMTTATERTDSNFPDSPNNGYGHGIVNAFDAVSSIISGLGKIKGQVAKDGEDSEAPTFEHTAPAETYAGMNLPLSIHVQDNVSISSVTLQYQNADGEWVDLAADRASGSYNDATYTASIPGEDIAEPSVSYRFHIVDFGGNEVTSDTYEVSVQPGITLGYSTDFESDPVGWYSFGANDVWEWGVPTSGPESANSGEKVFATNLADNYGNSANMTLVMPPVDLPADSPAYLQFMNWHNLETRYDFGHVFVSTDQENWTQLLRFDGTTTEWQAREVDLSEYAGQRIYIGFNVTTDGSVVRPGWYIDDVALSAESNATESASTQLEVTKEEKVEAKAEQVNPDKIHPVATPEKEEAVKDEVNPAALPLHAQVTVLETNRSVNTNPANGYYELLHAAGTFTVQAEAYGYHPAQQTVDIPADGEATANFVLDEIAQGTVTGTVTNSATGEPVANATLMLVEDAAIAPVTTDENGNFSITAYEGDYTLRIMAPSYYSETMEISIEGDATTELDIELRPFIGYPGEIGYDDGTAENARAFYDAGNGWAVKMSLPEGQNSALVTGGLFRFWDTTWPDPGGTDFKVEVWDASGADGAPGSKLAGPFDGTALRTGEWTTVDLAEHGIIVEQDFYMVYIQSQPNPNAPGLGTDEDGPNAGRSWQYVGGAWSPAPEEEGNYMIRALVNFEVTAPTITSPADGTYTNESTVTVEGNASPTTTVHVLNNGEEVATATASEEGTFALDIELANGENVLTAKSSTETGETEESAPVTVVLDQAKPELAITSPEDGSKTNRETVTVTGTVADENLDFVKVNGKKASVEDGTYSLRVMLENGENNIRVVAQDLAGNRKRQDVTVYANYVAPEISNLKPEEDKHLSAGESVKIEFNSEEGLRATFSIRMPLTNASMMMQGNDVNNAVSNAVELPLMEQSPGYYVGYWTATSSVVASGAEIEVKVADDFGNVTRAIADGKLFINDENDGSKKGKKKKKKNN encoded by the coding sequence ATGAGTAGGAAGAACAAGCGTAATTTTGCTAGAGTATTCAGTATCATTATGTGTTTATTACTGATCGCCCCAAGCTTTATCCCTGGTACAGCTTCTGCACAAGGGAACAAAGCTTCCGTCTCTTTGGGTGAATCTAAAGAAGTGATGGCAAGTAAAATAACGGATCGCTTATCGACACAGTTTTCTAAAGATGGGGAAAAAGTTACCTTCCTTATCAAATTTAAAGAACAGGTAGATACGCAGGCAGTGGCTGCTAAAGCTGTGGAAACAGCAAAGGCTCAGAAAGCTTCTGCTGGACAAGAAAAACTGATGAAACGTAATGCTGTTGTCTCTGAGTTAAGAGCAACATCAATCGAAACCCAAGCAAATGTAAAAGAGTATCTTGAAAAAGCGGTAGCAGATGGAAAAGCAAAGGACATTCAATCCTTCTATGTAGTAAACGGTATGGCCGTTACTGCTACGAAAGAAGTAATGGAAGAGCTTGCTAGATTCCCAGAAATTGAAAAGCTACTACCAAACGAAGTACGTCAGTTGGATCCGGCGGCAGAAGCAGCTGCTACAACTGAAATAGAAGTAGAAGAAAAGCCTGCTGCAGGTCTTGAAAACATCGAGTGGGGCGTTGCTCAAATCGGTGCACCTCAAGCATGGGAAATGGGTGTTGACGGTCAAGGGACTGTAGTGGCGAGCATTGATACTGGTGTTCAGTATGATCACCCGGCCTTAATGGAAAAATATCGCGGCTATAATAGTGGTAGTGTGGATCATGAGTACAACTGGTTTGATGCTACTCCTGCAAACCAATCCACTCCTTACGATGATGACGGTCACGGTACGCACGTAACTGGTACGATGGTCGGTTCTGAGCCGAATGGATCTAACCAAGTAGGGGTTGCTCCTGGAGCAAAATGGATCGGAGTTAAAGCCTTTACTCCATCCGGTGGTACGGATGTTGCCCTTCTTGCAGCTGGTGAATGGATCCTAGCTCCAAAAGATGCTAGCGGAACTCCAAACCCTGCAATGGCTCCGGACGTTGTGAACAACTCATGGGGCGGCGGACCTGGTTTAGATGAGTGGTATCGTCCAATGGTTCAAGCATGGGTCGCAGCGGATATTTTCCCTGCATTCGCAGCTGGAAATACGCGTATTGGAAACCCTGGTGGTCCTGGATCTGTTTCCACTCCTGGTAACTATCCAGAATCTTTTGCAACTGGTGCAACAGATGTAAATATGAACCTTGCAAGCTTCTCTTTACAAGGTCCATCTCCTTACGATGAAATCAAGCCTGAAGTGTCCGCACCTGGTGTTGGAATCCGTTCTTCCTTCCCTGGAAACGAGTATGGTGCTGCTAGCGGAACTTCCATGGCAAGCCCACATGTAGCCGGTGTGGTTGCGTTACTAAAGCAGGTTAACTCTAACCTGACTGTTTCAGACATTGAGGAAATCTTGATGACAACTGCAACGGAAAGAACAGATTCCAATTTCCCTGATTCTCCAAACAACGGATATGGACACGGTATCGTCAATGCATTTGATGCTGTATCTTCCATCATTTCCGGTCTTGGAAAAATCAAAGGGCAAGTTGCAAAGGATGGAGAAGATAGCGAAGCTCCAACTTTTGAGCATACAGCACCTGCTGAAACTTATGCTGGCATGAATCTTCCTTTAAGCATTCATGTTCAGGATAATGTAAGTATTTCTTCTGTTACTCTTCAATACCAAAATGCTGATGGTGAGTGGGTAGACCTTGCTGCAGATCGTGCTTCTGGATCTTACAATGACGCTACTTATACAGCATCCATCCCTGGTGAAGATATTGCAGAACCTTCCGTATCTTATCGCTTTCACATTGTTGACTTCGGTGGCAACGAAGTCACATCTGATACGTACGAAGTAAGCGTTCAACCTGGTATTACACTTGGATACTCTACTGATTTTGAATCAGATCCAGTGGGCTGGTACTCTTTCGGAGCTAATGACGTTTGGGAATGGGGTGTACCAACAAGTGGCCCTGAATCCGCAAACTCAGGCGAGAAAGTATTTGCGACAAATCTGGCGGATAACTATGGTAACAGTGCAAACATGACACTAGTAATGCCTCCTGTTGATCTTCCTGCTGACAGCCCGGCATACTTGCAGTTCATGAACTGGCATAACCTTGAAACTCGCTATGATTTTGGGCATGTGTTTGTATCGACAGACCAAGAAAACTGGACTCAGCTACTGCGCTTTGACGGTACAACGACAGAATGGCAAGCACGTGAAGTCGATCTTTCCGAATATGCTGGACAGCGAATCTATATCGGCTTCAATGTAACAACTGACGGAAGCGTCGTACGACCTGGCTGGTACATTGACGATGTAGCATTATCTGCAGAATCTAATGCAACAGAGTCTGCTTCCACTCAACTTGAAGTAACGAAAGAAGAGAAAGTGGAAGCAAAAGCGGAGCAAGTAAATCCTGATAAAATTCATCCGGTTGCTACTCCTGAAAAAGAAGAAGCTGTGAAAGATGAGGTTAACCCGGCGGCACTTCCATTACATGCACAAGTGACTGTATTGGAAACAAACCGCTCTGTTAACACAAATCCTGCGAACGGCTATTACGAGCTTTTACATGCAGCAGGCACATTCACAGTACAAGCGGAAGCTTATGGATATCATCCTGCACAACAAACAGTTGACATCCCTGCAGACGGTGAGGCGACTGCAAACTTCGTATTAGACGAAATTGCACAAGGAACCGTTACTGGTACTGTAACTAACAGCGCTACAGGTGAACCTGTTGCCAACGCTACATTGATGCTTGTTGAGGATGCAGCTATTGCCCCTGTAACAACAGATGAAAACGGAAACTTCTCTATCACTGCTTATGAAGGCGACTATACTCTACGTATCATGGCTCCTTCTTATTACAGTGAAACTATGGAGATATCCATTGAAGGAGATGCTACAACAGAACTTGACATCGAATTACGCCCATTCATCGGATACCCTGGTGAAATCGGCTATGACGATGGTACTGCTGAGAATGCTCGTGCATTCTATGATGCTGGAAACGGTTGGGCAGTAAAAATGTCCTTACCTGAAGGTCAAAACAGTGCGCTTGTCACTGGTGGATTATTCCGATTCTGGGATACTACATGGCCAGATCCTGGTGGGACAGACTTTAAAGTAGAGGTTTGGGATGCATCTGGCGCTGATGGAGCACCTGGATCTAAGCTTGCTGGACCATTTGATGGAACGGCTCTTCGCACAGGCGAATGGACAACAGTTGACTTAGCTGAGCATGGAATTATCGTAGAACAAGACTTCTACATGGTTTACATCCAGTCTCAACCAAATCCGAATGCGCCTGGACTTGGAACTGATGAAGATGGACCAAACGCTGGCCGCAGCTGGCAATATGTAGGTGGTGCATGGTCTCCTGCTCCTGAAGAAGAAGGGAACTATATGATCCGTGCTTTGGTTAATTTTGAAGTAACAGCACCTACTATTACTTCACCTGCTGATGGAACTTACACAAATGAATCGACTGTAACGGTGGAAGGTAACGCATCCCCGACAACGACGGTTCATGTATTGAACAACGGCGAAGAAGTGGCAACTGCTACAGCTTCTGAAGAAGGAACATTTGCATTGGATATTGAGCTTGCTAACGGAGAAAACGTGTTAACAGCTAAATCCTCTACTGAAACAGGCGAGACAGAAGAATCTGCACCTGTAACAGTTGTTCTTGATCAAGCTAAACCAGAGCTTGCCATTACAAGCCCTGAAGATGGTTCCAAAACGAACCGTGAAACGGTTACCGTAACAGGAACAGTAGCAGATGAAAACCTTGATTTTGTAAAAGTCAATGGAAAGAAAGCTTCTGTTGAAGATGGCACTTACTCTCTAAGAGTAATGCTTGAAAATGGAGAAAATAACATTCGTGTTGTTGCTCAGGATTTAGCTGGCAACCGTAAAAGACAAGATGTAACGGTATATGCTAACTACGTTGCGCCTGAGATCTCTAACCTTAAGCCAGAAGAAGATAAGCACTTAAGTGCCGGTGAATCTGTGAAGATTGAATTTAACAGTGAAGAAGGCCTACGTGCAACATTCTCTATCCGTATGCCATTAACAAATGCTTCCATGATGATGCAAGGAAACGACGTAAACAATGCAGTCAGCAATGCAGTGGAACTTCCATTGATGGAACAATCTCCTGGCTATTATGTAGGATATTGGACTGCTACTTCTAGCGTCGTGGCAAGTGGAGCAGAAATCGAGGTTAAAGTAGCGGATGACTTCGGTAATGTGACTCGTGCTATTGCAGACGGTAAGCTGTTCATCAATGATGAAAATGATGGTAGTAAAAAAGGTAAAAAGAAAAAGAAAAAGAATAACTAG
- a CDS encoding thioredoxin family protein: MEKLQSLEQFNQLKSEKNVVFMFSADWCPDCRVIEPVLPEIMEKFKEYTFIYVDRDEFIDLCAELSVFGIPSFVGFKNGEEAGRFVSKDRKTQEEIEAFVASL, translated from the coding sequence ATGGAAAAGCTACAATCCTTAGAGCAATTCAACCAATTGAAAAGTGAGAAAAATGTGGTGTTTATGTTTTCTGCAGATTGGTGTCCGGACTGCCGCGTCATCGAGCCAGTCTTGCCTGAAATCATGGAAAAGTTTAAGGAATATACGTTTATTTACGTGGATAGAGATGAGTTTATTGATCTTTGTGCTGAATTGAGCGTATTTGGAATTCCAAGCTTTGTTGGTTTTAAAAATGGAGAAGAAGCAGGTCGTTTTGTAAGCAAAGACCGCAAAACGCAAGAAGAGATTGAGGCATTTGTTGCTTCGTTATAA